A section of the Bacteroidales bacterium genome encodes:
- a CDS encoding response regulator, with protein MKLKLLIVDDEPGIRSGVERVLRNFTVGYPFMEEDFSFDILEADTGEKAIEMIESMPLDIILLDNKLPGMDGIEVLEYIKTKEYDISVMMITSYASLELAIKATNNGAFNFVPKPFTPQELKTSVENITKNLYLKRMTRQMKEEGKQVRFQFLSVLSHELKSPINAIEGYLKIMKEKQVGETVDDYMEMINRSMDRIKGMRTLIFDLLDLTRIESGKKTRDLRNIDLHDVAKTVVDSVEPLAIQHNIKVYLDCEENLYITADSNEMEIVMNNFVSNAVKYNKENGKVYVTLKKKSDHLLIIVEDTGIGISKEDQGLLFQDFVRIKNSQTKFVTGSGLGLSIAKKIVELYNGSIDMESTPNVGSKFTVKIPV; from the coding sequence ATGAAGCTAAAATTATTGATCGTTGACGATGAGCCTGGCATCAGATCGGGTGTGGAACGCGTATTGCGCAATTTCACGGTGGGTTACCCCTTTATGGAAGAAGATTTTTCGTTCGATATCCTTGAAGCCGATACGGGCGAAAAAGCCATCGAAATGATCGAATCCATGCCCCTTGATATCATTCTGCTCGACAACAAACTACCGGGAATGGATGGTATCGAAGTGCTCGAATACATCAAGACCAAAGAGTACGACATTTCGGTGATGATGATCACCTCCTATGCCTCGCTTGAACTTGCCATCAAGGCCACTAACAATGGAGCATTCAACTTTGTGCCAAAGCCGTTTACGCCCCAGGAACTTAAAACTTCGGTCGAAAACATCACCAAAAACCTTTATCTCAAAAGGATGACACGGCAAATGAAAGAGGAAGGCAAGCAGGTCAGATTTCAGTTTCTGTCGGTGTTATCTCACGAGCTCAAATCTCCAATCAATGCTATTGAAGGGTATCTGAAAATCATGAAGGAAAAGCAGGTGGGCGAAACGGTGGATGATTATATGGAAATGATCAACCGGTCGATGGACAGGATCAAGGGAATGCGCACCCTGATTTTCGACCTGCTCGATCTTACCCGCATCGAATCCGGAAAGAAAACAAGGGACTTGAGGAATATAGATCTCCACGATGTAGCCAAAACCGTCGTTGATTCTGTGGAACCCCTCGCCATTCAGCACAATATTAAAGTCTATCTCGACTGCGAGGAAAACCTTTATATTACTGCCGACAGCAACGAGATGGAGATTGTCATGAATAATTTTGTTTCCAATGCAGTAAAGTACAACAAAGAAAACGGGAAAGTTTATGTAACCCTAAAGAAAAAAAGCGACCACCTTCTCATCATTGTTGAAGACACAGGAATTGGCATCAGTAAAGAAGACCAGGGGCTCCTTTTCCAGGATTTTGTGAGGATAAAAAACAGCCAGACAAAATTTGTTACCGGAAGCGGGCTCGGCTTATCAATTGCCAAAAAAATCGTTGAACTCTACAATGGTTCAATTGATATGGAAAGTACACCCAATGTGGGAAGTAAATTTACAGTAAAAATTCCGGTTTAA